The genomic window GTAACCTACAGTTTTGGCCATTTTCATTGCTCATTGAGACTTTTGTGTTCATAGCTTCTTTTGGAACTAATCAGTTCATTAATCAAGCTTTGAAATTGAGTAATGCTTTGGTGTTTTTCTACATAGTTTTTCTTTCAACCATACTAAGCATCATAAATCATGCATCATTATATAATGAAAAAagtattttgttttctgttgcaAATCATAACATAGTGGCATAAATCGATAATACATACCCTAATTATAAAATGTCAGGAGTCTGAAATGTCGCAAGTCAGAGTTGTATCTTGAGGCCCTCCTTTAATACAACTGAAACAACcaactaccatccacagccaagcccttgAAAAATTTTTACATTTGCACTGTAAGTAGCCTTAACTTAAGGATCACACTTCTCTTAGGATGGAAAGTTTACCAGCAAATGATTAAGCTGAAATCAaacaaatttttctttcaaaccattattattattatcacatacTCCACTGTACAGCAGTTTTACAAATTCTAAGGAGGTAACAAGTGCAAATTACATGATCCTTTTAGTTAAAAGAGAATCAAAAAACAGAAAATGGTTTTAAAAATTCTTTAATTTTTGGAAAAACAACCATGCACTCAGGTATCAACAAAGATGGCATATAATCAGTGTTTTACACTGATCATAAAAGACGACATCACAAAACACCATCATTATGTTTGTGCTCTTCCTTACAATGTCAGGATGTGTGACTCTAAGCAGTATTCCTTAAGACGTCCGTttagaaaaaatatctttttaatttCCTGAATCGAAAAGGTTAACACCAGAATTTATAGATAATTTACAcatttacaaatccatctgataaGCTTGCATAGTATTACAATAACTTACTTCTAATCTTTAACAACCCCCACTTGAGCTGAACGTATACACCGGGAATGAAGTGTCCATCCAGTTCTAATGATGTGTGCCACAGTACCAGGTTCCTTGTCAGGTAAAGGTAGTTCAAACATTGCCTCTTGAAATGAGGGATCAAATTTCTCTCCAATTTCAGGCATGATTTGTACCAAGCCATGTCGACGAAAAACCTGCAAGTTCACAAAATGTTGTGAAATTAAGTGAAAGTAATGTATTAATGTACAATCATATAAGAtgttatcatcataatacatGCATAAGGTCACTTCATCAAAATATTACAGGTAATCTCTCAtcttgtgaaaaaaagagagacatactgTTAATAGTTGGTTTTCTGTCATTACTAAGCCATCATACAGGTTCTTGAGGTCTGAGCTCCCTTGCTGTATGGTGTCAACTGGCACAGACTCAATTGCTTTGCGGAAAACATCCGATAcctggaaagagaagaaaagggccATGTACAATGTTCATTGTGCTGTGCTTCTAATGATACTACCCAGATAATGTAGCTCCCTGAATTCTCAGTGCACACCACTGCTTACTTTCAGCCTCAGTAATACAAGTTCAATGCCAACATCAATCAGGACTGAAGAGAAACTACTGGTTTAGAATGCATGGCCAGCTAAAGTCACATGAAAGACCTCAAATATATCTTACAGTGATTTCAAGGGCTATCCTAGCTACTCAGTCTGTAACCAAACTTCATTAAAGAGGTCTATGAGTGCTCTGCCTTCTATACTGTTTGATGAACAATTCCCTGTTTAGAGAATACTAAATAATGAAACTTGGCTGATGCATACTGGAAGAAATTGTTCACTTTATACTTAAGGAGTCAAAGGAGCTCTCAATGATGTGGTATCATTCCCTGAATGCATGACTACGGAGACTAAAAGGTATTGAACATGGACTGGATATCTGGAGTTCTAGATATAAGCAAACAAATCCTTTAAGTGTGATATGCTGGTGTTACCAGCCATCATGGGCAGATGGTTATGGCATGAGCAAATAGTCCCTTTCAGTAAGGATGTATCATCACCAAGGACAaagaggagtacagtcttgtcagtTCTCCTTTTCCAAAGGTGTCCATCATAActctgctactgactgtagcatAGTTTTGGTGATCATTTTTCATAGGTGGCCATCATATCTCTGCTGCTAATTGTAACATACTTTTGAAGATGCATGAGCCCAGAAAGAGGGGTCCTGAAGTTATATAGTAAAAAATCAATATGACGTACAAATTTCCTTACACTTCCCTGCAATAAAAGGTATTTTTGTAAAGTTGGAAAAACAAATATTTTAAATATTCTGACAGCAGCATTAAACAGAAAATTTAGTCTAGAATCTAGGGATAAGGAAGTAGCATCAGAATCTTGGGAAAAGGTAGTAGAGGTCTTCAACTCTCATTTTTTTGGCTACATGTGGCCAGGAATTCCATATATATGGCCAAGAGAATGATGTACAAAATATGCAATGGTTAGCTAACAAGCTCATGAAATTAACAAAGTTTGATTTGATTAACTGCAATCTGAATAAATAAGACACAAAGGCTCAAGGATTTTGACAAAAATATTTTGGGATTATCATAAGCATGTCCTGCTTTTCATTGGCCCttatatggtaatgaaaagagaatTTTATAACATTTTCAAACAGCCTCATATTGCGTTCGACATATTTTTGTTCAGTATACCTGAGTGTAGTTTTACATTTGTGATTGCTTACTTCTTGTTTTAGTTCTTTTGAAGTAGTTTTGACATATATTGCATGAGCACTGCACATGGCAGTTGCAGCCTATCACTGATTACTTGCTAAGAAAGCAACCAAAAAGTTTATAAAGGTTGTAGTTCAGTGATTTGCAGCAAGGGGTCAAGTGCGTGATACATAAGGCAATTCTTCAGTGAAAACCAAAATTCCGCTGCTCACCCTAATAAATAAAAAACTACAATAAAACAATGTGAAGACTGCAAGCTCTTACCATAAGACAGTTCTTTATATTTGCATGATTCTCCTCTTCAGATTTCTTTACTGGAGTCTCAACCCCCTAGATTTTCCCTCTCTTAAACACTGCTTACCTCTAAAAGATCTTTGCAAAATCCTTGAATTCCATACTGTTTGGCTTCAGCAATCTGCTTTTCCAAAcgatttcttacattttcacgaTCAGCTAACGTCCTCTGGTATTTGTCCTGAAACAACACAAGAAAGATGCCCAAAAAATATATTTCGATGCTTAACAGTGTATTGAGGATGTTAAAGCTTTAATACCTTGTTCAGAAATCATTTAGGACAGTGAAATGTCTAGTGGACTAAGAATCAAAGTTATATGTATTTCATATAACCAAAAATGATTGACAACCAGCAATTAACAATTTACAGATAATGACAAATAAAGGTTTTCCTTACTGTTAAATCCCAATACTAAGGGAAGTGTCCTAACTTCATTCTACCTTGCAAGATTCAGTGTTTGAGTCCAGCACTGTGTTAGTCACATCAAAGTAAGGACACTCcaataataaaggaaaataaacttTTGCTTCTTGCTTCACACACAGCAATCTGGATAATGAGCATATGTACTATACTGTCCACTATATGATTCCAGTACAGCCAGTACTTTTTCTGATGGATATATGTCTTATtaggtggagtttaagactgagttggtagGCATTTAGTGCTTGTAGTCATTCTGGTGAGAAAATGTTTTGTCAATGTTGTTCATATTGTGGCAAAGAGATCTGTCAGTGTAGGTTGCAGaactgtgaggcaggggtgagctttttatttctgcttagGGTGGTTCATTAAAAAATGGTTTAGATGGGAGATGTCTTACGCTGTTGCACAGAACTAAGTACCAAGCATATTGAGGTGGGACTGCACTGGAAGTATTTTTGTTGAACTGTTGAGATGAAGACCTTCTTGCTTGGGCCTAAAGGAGCTTCCATGTAAAGCATGAccctgaagctgcaggaacctcataaaggGGCCCTaagtatacataaatgtatatataaaaccccaggatttttttcatgaaaatcctgcagcttcaaagctgtggTAAAAAAAGCAAGGGATTCAACTATAAAGGGTGTCCTGGCAAGACTATGACTGAAAACAACACATGACTAGACTAATGGCAGTATTGCTCCACCTCAGTGCATAAGCAGTCCATAAACTAGTCTTCAAAAACTGTTGTAGTACCCAGGCCTTCATATTACCAGTGAAGCAGCAGGGTGTGCTGACCAGAACCTTTGAAGACTCCAGGACTCTGATAACAGCACACTAGTAGCAGCTTACATTTAATAACACCCTCAGTGTGGCCACAAAGCTGCAGAATTAGTCTATCTTTTGCTGCCTTAAAATATGAAACCATCACCTCATTGTCAGCaatatgctatttcctgtgtggaggggtagcgacaggaatggatgaaggcaagcaagtatgaatatgtacatgtgtatatatgtctgtatgtatatgtgcgtgtatgtatatatgtgtacatgaatggatgggccattcttcgtctgtttcctggtgctacctcgctgatgtgggaaagagCGAtttaagtgtaataaatatacacttatacttgatcaatgtttcccacatcagtaaggtagtgccaggaaacagacgaagaacagcccagccactcatttacacacacacacacacacacacatatattatatatatatatatatatatatatatatatatatatatatatatattatccctggggataggggattaagaatacttcccacgtattccctgcgtgtcgtagaaggcgactaaaaggggagggagtggggggctggaaatcctcctctctcgttttttttttttttttaattttccaaaagaaggaacagagggggccaggtgaggatattccaaaaaaggcccagtcctctgttcttaacgctacctcgctaacgcgggaaatggcaaatagtttaaaagaaaaagaaaagatatatatatatatatatatatatatatatatatatatatatatatatatatatatatatacacacacacacatacataaatgcccatatatgcaaatatacatacatatatatacttatcagacatatacatacacatacccagacaaatgcatacatacacatgtacatattcatgcttgccttcatccattcctggcactaccccaccccacaggaaacagcactgctacccctggcttcagcaaggtagcgccagggaaaccgAATTTAATTTTCTATCAGTAATTCCATCATTTTGTCCATTTCCTTCGTCAATGGATATCTCACTCTGTTATCACTTTTGTAAAGAATTAACCAATCTCTGTGAGACCGTCGCTCTCGAGCATAAATATTTCTAACATAGTTAAAAGCATTATACTGTTCTTACAAGACTTGGGGAGCTGCCATGATTCAAAATATCAGTCAGTGCCTAAAAAAATTGGGATAGAATTTATTGGATAGAATTTCTCAGTAAACACCTTGTTTGATAAGAAAGACAGTCCCATACAACTCAAGCATGTGGAATATGCATCAAGTGGTGCTGGTAAAATTTTTTCAATCAGTCAGTTTTGAGAGACCCCTGCACTGTTACATCATATTCTGGGTGGTAAAGAATATATTGTTTATGATAAATTCAAAGGGTGAGGAAGGTTATGCCAGGTAGCCACCTATAAACCATCTCCAAAGAGGAAGATAGGTTGGTTGTGAACTAGCTGCCATGATTAGGACCTGAACTTTGACCTAAGATTAGTGGTCACAATGCTAACCACTGTTAAAAATTGCTCAGAAGTCTAATATAAGTCTTATGGAGAAAAAGATTTAGCTTTATGTAAGACTGTAAAACACAGTAATATATCGTACCTGATAACTGGCCACTTTCTTTACAAGGGACTCATTCTCCTTTGTTAAACTTGCAATGTGTTCCTGAAGCTGCTTTTCTGCATCTGTGCATTCTGCTGGTTTTTCAGCTGAAGGACACTCCTGATCTTGCTTTTTAGGCTCTGAGTATCCTGCTGCCTTTCCAGATGTAAATGTAATTGGACGGTGACTTCTGTATACCCATCTGTAATTCAAAAATTCATCCACTAAATTTCAAGAACAATGACAGGAACACTGGATTTTAAGCCATCAGTACAAAGCACACACATAATTGTAGACCTTGAATATCATAAGCTTGAAGGTTAAAGTTTTAACATGCAATCATTTCTTATGCATTTGGAAGAATGACTGAGACTCttctgctgtggccacctccttgagggagttcctgggcATCAGAGATGCAGACAGATAGACGATAAATAActttaaaaatttcattttctatcCATCAGGATGATATAGATTAAATAAACTTTTTATAGATTCAACTTCCTAAAAATTTAGATAGTAGAGTAACTCTTGGAAATGACAAATCATTTTCATAAAAGGATGAGCTATAGAAAAGGACCTACATGAGAAAAATACTGACACAGCACAACAGCTTGGCAATGATCATACaagactacatatacatatatatttttttttattttgctttgttgctgtctcccgcgtttgcgaggtagagcaaggaaacagacgaaagaaatggcccaacccacccccatacacacgtatatacatacacgtccgcacacgcacatatacatacctatacctctcaatgtacacatatatatatacacacacagacatataatcatatacacgtgtacataattcatact from Panulirus ornatus isolate Po-2019 chromosome 58, ASM3632096v1, whole genome shotgun sequence includes these protein-coding regions:
- the Roe1 gene encoding grpE protein homolog 1, mitochondrial; translated protein: MAVVNMSTVFSGAGLRHSSIFRKAASIGWVYRSHRPITFTSGKAAGYSEPKKQDQECPSAEKPAECTDAEKQLQEHIASLTKENESLVKKVASYQDKYQRTLADRENVRNRLEKQIAEAKQYGIQGFCKDLLEVSDVFRKAIESVPVDTIQQGSSDLKNLYDGLVMTENQLLTVFRRHGLVQIMPEIGEKFDPSFQEAMFELPLPDKEPGTVAHIIRTGWTLHSRCIRSAQVGVVKD